CGCCAAAGATCTCGTCATTCCCGAATCCAAGAAGTAACCCAAGCCCGCCGCGGACCAGCACCATGCCGGTGATCGAACGAATTGCCGAACTCGATCCGGAAGTGCGCGAAGCGATCACCGCGCCGCTCGACACTTTCAGCCGCGAGCGGGGGTTCGTTTGGCAACCGGAACCGTTGGCGCTCGCCCTTCGTGACGACGAGGGGCGCGTCGCTGGAGGAGCGATCGGGGAGACGAATTGGGGCTGGCTGCACATCCGGATTCTCGCTGTTTCGGAAGCACTTCGAGGCCAAGATTGGGGCAGCCGTCTGATTCGTGAGTTGGAACGATTAGCGGTAGAGCGCGGGTGCCACCACACCTGGGTGGACACGTTCAGTTTTCAAGCACGCCCGTTCTACGAACGACTCGGGTATCGCGTTTTCGGCACCCTGCCCGACTACCCAGTTGGTCACGAACGGTATTTCCTGTCCAAG
This region of Gemmata massiliana genomic DNA includes:
- a CDS encoding GNAT family N-acetyltransferase, which produces MPVIERIAELDPEVREAITAPLDTFSRERGFVWQPEPLALALRDDEGRVAGGAIGETNWGWLHIRILAVSEALRGQDWGSRLIRELERLAVERGCHHTWVDTFSFQARPFYERLGYRVFGTLPDYPVGHERYFLSKSLLPSASTPAI